Proteins encoded together in one Penicillium digitatum chromosome 1, complete sequence window:
- a CDS encoding Golgi phosphoprotein 3 has translation MASAAGGLTRRRGAGRVAGADEQDDSRVSSPISRNGSAMDTRGPETSFTSAENGHKIAFDPRDISENEERGKQPKLTLMEDILLLGLKDKQGYLSFWNENISYALRGCIVIELALRGRISMQKDSSRRRFPLADRIIEVIDDTLTGEVLLDETLKMMKSSEKMSVNSWIDLLSGETWNLMKIGYQLKQVRERLAKGLVDKGILRTEKRNFLLFDMATHPVADGGAKDELHRRVRNICTNRTVIIPPSPWLPEDAEYRYLRSISMVCAAYAANVLENALVTMSHEARERAFAQVDELLAEYSQWPFGRKAGGSQAIGANLAQAVNEEINRNKDKELQMEIVAACLSVFTRLDSLL, from the exons TCAGCAGCCGGGGGCTTGACTCGCCGCAGAGGCGCCGGTCGAGTCGCTGGGGCAGACGAACAAGATGACAGTCGAGTGTCATCGCCAATCTCCCGAAATGGCTCTGCGATGGATACCCGTGGACCGGAGACGTCGTTTACCAGTGCAGAGAATGGCCACAAGATCGCGTTCGACCCCCGCGACATCAGCGAAAACGAGGAACGGGGCAAGCAGCCCAAATTGACTCTGATGGAAGATATCTTGCTGCTGGGTCTGAAGGATAAACAG GGTTATCTGTCTTTCTGGAACGAAAACATATCATACGCCCTGCGAGGGTGTATCGTCATTGAGCTCGCGCTCCGCGGCCGTATAAGCATGCAGAAGGATTCGTCGCGGCGACGTTTCCCTCTGGCCGACCGCATCATCGAGGTCATCGACGACACATTAACCGGGGAGGTCTTGCTGGACGAGACActgaagatgatgaagtcAAGCGAGAAGATGAGCGTTAACTCATGGATTGATTTGTTGAGTG GCGAAACCTGGAATTTGATGAAGATCGGATATCAATTGAAGCAAGTCCGGGAACGACTGGCCAAAGGTCTTGTGGACAAGGGCATTCTCCGGACCGAAAAGCGCAACTTCCTTCTCTTCGACATGGCGACGCATCCCGTGGCCGACGGCGGCGCGAAAGACGAGCTCCATCGACGAGTGCGCAACATCTGCACCAACCGCACTGTGATTATCCCTCCTAGCCCATGGCTCCCCGAAGATGCCGAATACCGATACCTTCGCTCAATCTCCATGGTCTGCGCCGCATACGCCGCCAATGTTCTCGAGAACGCTTTGGTCACCATGAGCCACGAGGCTCGCGAGAGAGCTTTCGCGCAGGTGGATGAATTGCTGGCAGAGTATTCGCAATGGCCGTTTGGACGGAAGGCAGGAGGCTCGCAGGCGATTGGAGCCAACTTGGCTCAAGCCGTCAATGAAGAGATCAATCGAAACAAGGATAAAGAGCTTCAGATGGAG ATTGTCGCCGCATGCCTGAGCGTTTTTACCAGACTTGATTCTTTACTTTAA